The Streptomyces sp. NBC_01775 genome includes a region encoding these proteins:
- a CDS encoding SAM-dependent methyltransferase, with the protein MTHSNEEVARLYESSGSGLSGLRTDEAHSARMYDFLLGGKDNYPPDQEAADAAMTAFPTLRIAARENRAFLGRAVRHVVEETGIRQFLDIGSGLPTAQNVHQVAQHHDPQSRVVYVDNDPIVLAHGHALLSADERTTVIQADIRDPRSIIERKETRALIDFTEPVAVLAVAILHFISDEEEPGAIVARIREALAPGSVIILSHATAEISPETALGVQTAYRAQGVPLTLRDRAAFAELFAGFELVEPGIQVVSDWRATDPESDRPSHAEVSWYGGVGRLR; encoded by the coding sequence GTGACGCACAGCAATGAGGAGGTGGCCCGCCTCTACGAGTCCAGCGGATCCGGGCTGTCCGGGCTGCGGACCGACGAGGCCCACTCGGCGCGTATGTACGACTTCCTCCTCGGCGGCAAGGACAACTACCCCCCGGACCAGGAGGCGGCCGACGCGGCGATGACCGCGTTCCCGACGCTGCGCATCGCGGCCCGCGAGAACCGTGCCTTCCTCGGCCGCGCCGTGCGCCACGTGGTCGAGGAGACCGGCATCCGCCAGTTCCTCGACATCGGATCCGGCCTGCCGACCGCCCAGAACGTTCACCAGGTCGCCCAGCACCACGACCCCCAGTCGCGCGTCGTGTACGTCGACAACGACCCCATCGTCCTGGCCCACGGGCACGCGCTGCTGTCCGCCGACGAGCGGACGACCGTCATCCAGGCCGACATCCGCGACCCCCGCTCGATCATCGAGCGCAAGGAGACGCGGGCGCTGATCGACTTCACCGAGCCGGTGGCCGTGCTCGCGGTGGCGATCCTGCACTTCATCTCGGACGAGGAAGAGCCGGGCGCGATCGTCGCGCGGATACGCGAGGCCCTGGCACCCGGCAGCGTGATCATCCTCTCGCACGCGACGGCCGAGATCTCCCCCGAGACCGCACTCGGCGTCCAGACCGCCTACCGGGCGCAGGGCGTACCGCTCACCCTGCGCGACCGCGCGGCCTTCGCGGAGCTGTTCGCGGGCTTCGAGCTCGTCGAGCCGGGCATCCAGGTCGTCTCCGACTGGCGCGCGACCGACCCGGAATCCGACCGCCCGTCGCACGCGGAGGTCTCCTGGTACGGCGGCGTGGGCCGCCTGCGATAG
- a CDS encoding SAM-dependent methyltransferase produces the protein MTDGPDRPEPVDGIDTTVAHSARIWDYWTGGKDHYAADRQAGERVREVFPDMTTLARVGRHFIGRTVRYLAGEAGIRQFLDIGTGLPTVDNTHEVAQRVAPEAHIVYVDNDPLVLAHANALLTSTPEGATRYVDADVRQPEKILQAAAATLDLDRPVAVMLMGILAHVPDYEEARAIVRRLMSDLPSGSYLAVRDGTNTDPLYVKALEGYNRGGSVPYQPRSPEQVAAFLDGLDVIEPGVVSCPQWRPEAPSLETRQEVPLYGGVGRKP, from the coding sequence ATGACCGATGGGCCCGACAGGCCGGAGCCCGTGGACGGGATCGACACCACGGTGGCGCATTCTGCACGGATCTGGGACTACTGGACCGGCGGCAAGGACCACTACGCGGCCGACCGGCAGGCGGGCGAGAGGGTCCGGGAGGTCTTCCCGGACATGACCACCCTCGCGCGGGTGGGACGGCACTTCATCGGGCGCACCGTGCGGTATCTGGCCGGGGAGGCCGGCATCCGCCAGTTCCTGGACATCGGTACGGGCCTGCCGACCGTGGACAACACCCACGAGGTCGCCCAGCGGGTCGCCCCCGAGGCGCACATCGTCTACGTCGACAACGATCCCCTGGTGCTCGCGCATGCGAACGCCCTGCTCACCAGCACTCCGGAGGGCGCCACCCGGTACGTCGACGCCGATGTGCGGCAGCCGGAGAAGATCCTTCAGGCCGCAGCCGCGACCCTGGACCTGGACCGGCCGGTCGCGGTCATGCTGATGGGGATCCTGGCGCATGTCCCCGACTACGAGGAGGCCCGCGCGATCGTGCGGCGCCTGATGAGCGACCTGCCCTCGGGCAGCTATCTGGCGGTGCGGGACGGCACGAACACCGACCCCCTGTACGTGAAGGCCCTGGAGGGCTACAACCGCGGCGGCTCCGTCCCGTACCAGCCCCGCAGCCCGGAGCAGGTGGCCGCCTTCCTCGACGGCCTGGACGTGATCGAGCCCGGCGTCGTCTCCTGCCCCCAGTGGCGCCCCGAGGCGCCCTCGCTGGAGACCCGCCAGGAGGTGCCGCTGTACGGGGGCGTCGGCCGCAAGCCGTAG
- the guaA gene encoding glutamine-hydrolyzing GMP synthase, giving the protein MASSPSDSAPDTVLVVDFGAQYAQLIARRVREARVYSEIVPSTMPASEMLAKDPKAIILSGGPSSVYAEGAPSIDRAIFEAGVPVLGICYGFQLMATTLGGTVDNTGSREYGRTDLTVSKPSSTLFEGTPTEQQVWMSHGDACSAAPEGFTVTASSSMVPVAAFENDERKLYGVQHHPEVMHSTFGQQELEHFLYRGAGLTPSWTTASIVDEQVEAVRAQVGSRRAICALSGGVDSAVAGALVQRAIGPQLTCVYVDHGLMRQGETEQVEKDFVAATGAKLKVVDASGRFLSALAGVSDPEEKRKIIGREFIRVFEAAQAEIIAEAPSDEPVAFLVQGTLYPDVVESGGGTGAANIKSHHNVGGLPEDIEFELIEPLRKLFKDEVRMVGQELGLPDEIVQRQPFPGPGLGIRIVGEVTRERLDLLREADAIAREELTAAGLDRDIWQCPVVLLADVRSVGVQGDARTYGHPVVLRPVSSEDAMTADWSRLPYDVLARISTRITNEVSEINRVTLDVTSKPPGTIEWE; this is encoded by the coding sequence GTGGCTTCCTCCCCGTCCGACTCCGCTCCGGACACCGTCCTCGTCGTCGACTTCGGCGCGCAGTATGCCCAGCTCATCGCGCGCCGGGTGCGTGAGGCGCGGGTTTACAGCGAGATCGTGCCCTCGACCATGCCGGCCTCCGAGATGCTCGCCAAGGACCCCAAGGCGATCATCCTGTCCGGCGGCCCCTCCTCCGTGTACGCGGAAGGGGCGCCCTCCATCGACCGCGCGATCTTCGAGGCCGGGGTCCCGGTCCTGGGCATCTGCTACGGCTTCCAGCTGATGGCGACCACGCTCGGCGGCACCGTCGACAACACCGGCAGCCGGGAGTACGGCCGCACGGATCTGACGGTCTCCAAGCCGTCCTCCACCCTCTTCGAGGGGACGCCCACCGAGCAGCAGGTGTGGATGTCGCACGGCGACGCCTGCTCGGCGGCGCCGGAGGGCTTCACCGTCACCGCGTCCAGCTCCATGGTGCCGGTGGCCGCGTTCGAGAACGACGAGCGCAAGCTGTACGGGGTCCAGCACCACCCCGAGGTGATGCACTCCACATTCGGGCAGCAGGAGCTTGAGCACTTCCTCTACCGGGGCGCCGGGCTGACCCCGTCGTGGACGACGGCGAGCATCGTCGACGAGCAGGTCGAGGCCGTCCGCGCACAGGTCGGCAGCAGGCGCGCCATCTGCGCGCTGTCCGGCGGGGTGGACTCGGCCGTCGCCGGTGCGCTGGTGCAGCGGGCGATCGGGCCGCAGCTGACCTGCGTGTACGTCGACCACGGGCTGATGCGCCAGGGCGAGACCGAGCAGGTCGAGAAGGACTTCGTCGCGGCCACGGGCGCCAAGCTCAAGGTCGTCGACGCCTCCGGGCGCTTCTTGAGCGCGCTGGCCGGGGTCTCCGACCCGGAGGAGAAGCGGAAGATCATCGGCCGGGAGTTCATCCGGGTCTTCGAGGCGGCCCAGGCCGAGATCATCGCCGAGGCGCCCAGCGACGAGCCGGTCGCCTTCCTGGTGCAGGGCACGCTCTACCCGGACGTGGTCGAGTCCGGGGGCGGCACGGGCGCCGCCAACATCAAGTCGCACCACAACGTGGGCGGCCTGCCCGAGGACATCGAGTTCGAGCTGATCGAGCCGCTGCGCAAGCTGTTCAAGGACGAGGTCCGGATGGTCGGCCAGGAGCTGGGCCTGCCGGACGAGATCGTCCAGCGCCAGCCCTTCCCAGGCCCTGGCCTGGGCATCCGCATCGTCGGCGAGGTCACCCGCGAGCGGCTCGACCTGCTGCGCGAGGCGGACGCCATCGCCCGCGAGGAGCTGACGGCGGCCGGGCTCGACCGGGACATCTGGCAGTGCCCCGTGGTGCTGCTCGCGGACGTGCGCAGCGTGGGCGTCCAGGGCGACGCGCGCACCTACGGGCATCCGGTGGTGCTGCGTCCGGTCTCCTCCGAGGACGCGATGACCGCCGACTGGTCGCGGCTGCCGTACGACGTGCTGGCCCGCATCTCGACGCGGATCACCAACGAGGTCTCCGAGATCAACCGCGTCACGCTCGACGTCACCAGCAAGCCCCCGGGGACCATCGAGTGGGAGTGA
- a CDS encoding NADP-dependent oxidoreductase, producing MPQETTPRTLATKSVAFDRYGSADVLAPRTVELPAPGPGQVRIAVRTAGVNPLDHKLRHGSLSDLFHLALPHVPGIEGAGVVEAVGPDVNELAVGDEVFGCTLTGSYAEYALAEVHRLARRPPTLGWLEAAAVPSAAETAVRCFTYLGLKAGETLLLHAAAGGVGTLAVQLAVARGIRVIGTASESNHAYLRALGAVPVTYGEDLAERVRAVAPQGVDAALDGAQRDGSAQVSIELTGGTERVVAIADQGDAARHGVYFSGYEDSDFAAAMAETLTLHRAGTLRLPVHRCYPLADAAEAQRESERGHLRGKLVLFAR from the coding sequence ATGCCGCAGGAAACGACCCCGAGAACGCTCGCCACCAAGTCCGTCGCCTTCGACCGCTACGGCTCCGCCGACGTACTCGCCCCGAGGACCGTCGAGCTGCCCGCTCCCGGCCCCGGACAGGTCCGGATCGCCGTCCGTACGGCCGGGGTCAACCCGCTCGACCACAAGCTCCGCCACGGGAGCCTCTCCGACCTCTTCCACCTCGCCCTGCCCCACGTGCCCGGCATCGAGGGCGCGGGCGTCGTCGAGGCCGTCGGCCCTGATGTGAACGAACTGGCGGTCGGGGACGAGGTCTTCGGCTGCACGCTCACCGGCTCCTACGCCGAGTACGCGCTCGCCGAGGTCCACCGGCTCGCCCGCCGCCCCCCGACGCTCGGCTGGCTGGAGGCCGCTGCGGTTCCGTCGGCCGCGGAGACGGCGGTGCGGTGTTTCACCTATCTGGGTCTCAAGGCGGGCGAGACGCTGCTGTTGCACGCTGCGGCGGGCGGCGTCGGTACCCTCGCCGTCCAGCTCGCGGTGGCGCGCGGCATCCGCGTGATCGGTACGGCGAGCGAGAGCAACCACGCCTACCTGCGCGCCCTCGGCGCCGTCCCGGTGACGTACGGCGAGGACCTGGCCGAGCGGGTGCGGGCCGTCGCGCCGCAGGGGGTGGACGCCGCGCTGGACGGAGCGCAACGCGACGGCTCGGCCCAGGTGTCGATAGAGCTGACGGGCGGCACCGAACGCGTTGTGGCCATCGCGGACCAGGGGGACGCGGCCCGGCACGGGGTGTACTTCTCCGGGTACGAGGACTCCGACTTCGCCGCCGCGATGGCCGAGACCCTCACCCTGCACCGGGCCGGGACCCTGCGCCTGCCCGTTCACCGCTGCTACCCGCTCGCGGACGCGGCGGAGGCGCAGCGGGAGAGCGAGCGGGGACATCTGCGGGGAAAGCTGGTGCTGTTCGCGAGGTGA
- a CDS encoding helix-turn-helix transcriptional regulator yields MERRWTTPEETLAHAAEVVGTPLPRLLERTSRALRGLVPHTVAAQLSETSAYAPRQAVGSDGELAGRITGRELGELSVHVRVGIPWQGEAVLGGAARPVLGVASAPRGAGGALLALTGIGEAPVPDGVRETVQGVWDLVTAHAYQLSAEAYSEYAAVSRAAAAARAHSIDEMTDAVTTSLSGLLRVLRSGALDDTAARGAATELAVEALSSLRTMPYWNRELSEESADDAFHRLTRELRPLLRDGRRGRNGPAGQAGRAAPVRLGLRPPGTSRHVPSDTAHTARAAVRGAVLAMLEQDGLERLHIGWWLEDHTLRAAVRDDGPGHLGAESVAGHLSERVAGLGGTLELDAVPGWGTTFTVVLPLCAPGRQGATGPASEGLNELHPRELHVLEQLALGRRNREIASALGISESTVKFHVSNILSKLGVSTRGEAAALTRAWAR; encoded by the coding sequence GTGGAGCGACGCTGGACGACCCCCGAAGAGACGCTGGCCCACGCCGCGGAAGTGGTCGGAACGCCGCTGCCGCGCCTGCTGGAGCGCACCTCGCGCGCGCTGCGCGGACTCGTGCCGCACACCGTCGCCGCGCAGCTCAGCGAGACGTCCGCGTACGCACCCCGGCAGGCCGTCGGCAGCGACGGCGAGCTGGCCGGACGCATCACCGGCCGCGAACTCGGCGAGCTCTCCGTCCACGTACGGGTCGGCATCCCGTGGCAGGGCGAAGCGGTGCTCGGCGGGGCGGCACGGCCCGTCCTCGGCGTCGCCTCGGCACCCCGGGGCGCGGGCGGTGCGCTGCTGGCACTGACCGGTATCGGCGAGGCACCGGTGCCGGACGGCGTACGGGAGACGGTGCAGGGGGTCTGGGATCTGGTGACGGCGCACGCCTACCAGTTGAGCGCCGAGGCGTACTCCGAGTACGCCGCCGTCTCCCGCGCCGCCGCCGCTGCCCGCGCCCACAGCATCGACGAGATGACGGACGCGGTCACCACCTCGCTGTCCGGACTGCTGCGCGTCCTGCGGTCCGGCGCGCTCGACGACACCGCCGCACGCGGGGCCGCCACCGAACTGGCCGTCGAAGCGCTGAGCAGCCTGCGGACGATGCCGTACTGGAACCGGGAGCTGAGCGAGGAGAGCGCGGACGACGCGTTCCACCGGCTGACGCGGGAGCTGCGGCCTCTGCTACGGGACGGGAGACGCGGACGGAACGGGCCCGCCGGGCAGGCCGGGCGCGCCGCTCCGGTACGGCTCGGGCTGCGTCCGCCCGGCACCTCGCGCCATGTGCCGTCCGACACCGCGCACACCGCGCGCGCCGCCGTACGCGGTGCCGTGCTGGCCATGCTGGAGCAGGACGGTCTCGAACGGCTGCACATCGGCTGGTGGCTGGAAGACCACACGCTGCGCGCCGCCGTACGGGACGACGGTCCCGGGCACCTCGGCGCCGAGTCCGTCGCCGGACATCTGTCCGAGCGGGTCGCCGGTCTGGGCGGCACGCTGGAGCTGGACGCCGTGCCCGGCTGGGGGACGACGTTCACCGTCGTCCTGCCGTTGTGCGCCCCGGGCCGTCAGGGGGCGACGGGGCCCGCGTCGGAGGGGCTGAACGAACTGCATCCGCGTGAGCTGCACGTCCTCGAACAGCTCGCGCTCGGGCGCCGCAACCGGGAGATCGCGAGCGCGCTCGGGATCAGCGAGTCGACGGTGAAGTTCCACGTCTCCAACATCCTGAGCAAGCTGGGCGTGTCCACACGCGGGGAGGCGGCGGCGCTCACCCGCGCCTGGGCGCGGTAG
- a CDS encoding SMI1/KNR4 family protein, with the protein MDGAWTGIRERVLALREAPRGWVVFGSDSPVSGHNFELRPALTEEQVRAVERRLGTELPEEYRTFLMEVGAGGAGPGYGLFPMKPPGPDDPPGTGHCALPFRPELLAESEAHECAEPRRPENPYDDAAIAAYTAWDQRRDELEEAMDEGTLCISDRGCAYYYLLVITGPHRGTVWDDVRAVGEGVVPVELIGSTGPVTFAEWYLNWLHHAERRAWDETTEPPPRLQYTSRQGPSGES; encoded by the coding sequence GTGGATGGAGCCTGGACGGGGATACGGGAGCGGGTGCTCGCGTTGCGGGAGGCGCCGCGCGGGTGGGTGGTGTTCGGGTCCGACTCTCCCGTCAGCGGCCACAACTTCGAGCTGCGGCCCGCCCTCACCGAGGAGCAGGTGCGGGCGGTGGAGCGGCGGCTCGGAACCGAACTCCCCGAGGAATACCGCACGTTCCTCATGGAAGTGGGCGCGGGCGGCGCGGGTCCCGGCTACGGCCTGTTCCCGATGAAGCCGCCGGGGCCCGACGACCCGCCCGGCACCGGCCACTGCGCGCTGCCCTTCCGCCCCGAGCTCCTGGCCGAATCCGAGGCGCACGAGTGCGCGGAGCCCCGGCGGCCCGAGAACCCGTACGACGACGCCGCCATCGCCGCGTACACCGCCTGGGACCAACGCCGCGATGAGCTGGAGGAGGCGATGGACGAGGGCACCCTCTGCATCAGCGACCGCGGCTGCGCCTACTACTACCTCCTCGTGATCACGGGCCCCCACCGCGGCACCGTGTGGGACGACGTACGGGCCGTCGGCGAAGGGGTGGTGCCGGTCGAACTGATCGGCAGCACGGGGCCCGTGACGTTCGCGGAGTGGTATCTGAACTGGCTCCACCACGCCGAGCGCCGCGCCTGGGACGAGACGACCGAGCCCCCGCCGCGCCTCCAGTACACCTCCAGGCAGGGCCCGTCCGGCGAGTCCTGA
- a CDS encoding chorismate mutase: MTSTAPLSEHPTAQVDAEGVIAAERARIDALDTRIIALVRDRMEVSEHIQRVRLASGGRRVHLAREMEILDHYSTELGRPGRDLAMTLLGLCRGR; encoded by the coding sequence ATGACCAGCACCGCACCCCTCAGCGAGCACCCCACGGCTCAGGTCGACGCCGAAGGCGTCATCGCCGCCGAACGTGCCCGGATCGACGCGCTCGATACCCGCATCATCGCGCTCGTCCGGGACCGGATGGAGGTCTCCGAACACATCCAGCGGGTGCGCCTCGCGTCCGGCGGCAGGCGGGTCCATCTGGCCCGCGAGATGGAGATCCTCGACCACTACAGCACCGAGCTGGGCCGCCCCGGCCGCGATCTGGCGATGACACTGCTCGGGCTGTGCCGGGGCAGGTAA